From the genome of Halobaculum halobium, one region includes:
- a CDS encoding ATP-binding protein, with protein sequence MAEYLRVTPTSERLDPESIPRVLDSLHKLTTPGSSGLGAKLNPLHSETPPRFEFIAISDGPDDPVEFFYGADAHLDTLEKRLRSIYPATFDIERVDVDVAARLIQPVEFTPQEFVDHYEAGRLQYEFDPAEQYDIDEESVDSEAAEADPVVDGGSATTSVPDHHVTVGGSALELAPPDALPDDEEERRAIEKPTMTPTGTILARPAQDAVSPLGVRWCGSASRKQDWMTSLTPFTAEETNGDLSSVDEPGAALASLIDHLMEATAPTAFQVVFQRRASWQSDSEVRKEDLVDGRDTFFQEVVGSLLEVEEQRSDQDDRQLSEAVEKRIEYIDAKNAKRSFTVNIRAVGVPTDTIRDDLDGRMDSLLPVFDPLDGPFYEVEGQRLRDSGFREKTKEKKARAALQRLLNRELTTGRGKTRPELVLCGTELANFVLVPSSEQLTVEGTRGTRAEQQSRNPLPWPNPDLIQQFQDGMAIGYALDENGEPRPDPIRIPPDLLPTHYGRFASTGGGKSKAIINDALSLRESTGGPVVLVDPKGDGMCENYLRCHYERFGGLDDVYHFRVPETIPAFSFFDIRPALEAGRNREDAIQDKVDHFHDILRMIMGREQYGQAFVANEILSYLIKALFDEEYGSDVFGLDDLFAAALRMQRDQTIPPVSADNQNIEESLTRHFAKDNHQFQVSMDAVGNRLDKLKEDAHLRRIFSHVPKQNDAGEYVDNRFDFREFLDEDATIIFDLGDLRPEAQRAITLLLLSNLWDAVQVRRRDDQTDYEKLTNLIIEEAAPVASTKLVSEQLLPQGRSFGLSMGLVMQFPEQVRNRNERAYDEVLNNIKTKLIGNISIERDLAESLAHEDLSPTELRNRINTLPSGEWIAQLPSPSFGETGPPPFSLKPLPIAPGHPESDQPLTESQEDHFESVSRPRMVERTQAQYGLTEPTESNTTPEETGWGSSGAETTGSAADGDAATDPTQSAFISDSTTEDASTSTTQVETDSDPDADESGISPLFGQATETDKESAADQAAGPENGATPVQESSVPVPDDELQQRGLSRDDVRFLNRVLDVMNREDDEYTLLDRMSQLQDEYDDLHVERLTEQDLLEADSAAGRKYYTVLPDGRDLLGRELKAGPGAGDLGEKTPHKVGVRLLELWLQQRDDVGRVGPYYETEDGTVLDVAGFDEDGELVWAGEAELASNNRHAPVEDYDKLSAVDADAIWAFNNRETALDVLDSLADADRIGERVSGRAARSFATIRDAVDEFDAAGLTTVRGFKNLDQELNQ encoded by the coding sequence ATGGCTGAGTACCTGCGCGTCACGCCGACATCCGAGCGGCTTGACCCGGAGAGCATCCCCCGAGTCCTCGACAGCCTCCACAAACTGACCACGCCCGGCTCGTCGGGCCTCGGGGCGAAGCTGAACCCACTCCACAGTGAGACACCACCCCGATTCGAGTTCATCGCAATCAGTGATGGACCCGACGACCCGGTGGAGTTCTTCTACGGGGCCGACGCCCACCTCGATACGCTTGAGAAGCGCCTCCGATCCATCTATCCGGCCACGTTCGACATCGAGCGCGTCGACGTCGACGTCGCCGCCCGGCTCATTCAGCCAGTCGAGTTCACACCGCAGGAATTCGTCGACCACTACGAGGCCGGGCGGCTGCAGTACGAGTTTGACCCGGCAGAACAGTACGATATCGACGAGGAATCAGTGGATTCCGAGGCAGCCGAAGCAGACCCCGTTGTCGACGGCGGTTCGGCAACCACGAGCGTCCCCGATCATCACGTTACTGTCGGGGGCTCAGCCCTCGAACTAGCGCCGCCCGATGCACTTCCAGACGACGAGGAAGAGCGACGGGCCATCGAGAAGCCGACGATGACACCGACGGGAACGATTCTAGCTCGCCCGGCACAAGACGCTGTCTCGCCGCTCGGTGTCCGGTGGTGTGGCTCCGCGTCGCGGAAGCAGGACTGGATGACCTCGCTGACGCCGTTCACAGCGGAGGAAACGAACGGCGATCTCTCGTCCGTCGACGAGCCCGGCGCGGCGCTGGCGTCGCTGATCGACCACTTGATGGAGGCGACAGCGCCGACCGCGTTCCAAGTCGTCTTCCAACGGCGTGCTAGCTGGCAGTCCGACTCGGAGGTACGGAAAGAGGACCTCGTCGACGGCCGGGATACGTTCTTCCAGGAAGTCGTCGGGTCGTTGCTCGAGGTCGAGGAGCAACGGAGCGACCAGGACGACCGGCAGCTCAGCGAGGCCGTCGAGAAGCGCATCGAGTACATCGACGCGAAGAACGCCAAACGGTCGTTCACGGTCAACATCCGGGCCGTCGGCGTCCCCACCGACACCATCCGCGACGACCTCGATGGTCGGATGGACTCGCTCCTCCCGGTGTTCGACCCGCTTGATGGTCCGTTCTACGAGGTCGAGGGACAACGCCTCCGAGACAGCGGCTTCCGTGAGAAAACCAAGGAGAAGAAGGCACGGGCCGCTCTCCAGCGCCTCCTCAATCGCGAGTTGACGACGGGCCGGGGGAAGACCCGCCCCGAGCTGGTCCTCTGTGGGACGGAGCTCGCGAACTTCGTTCTCGTCCCCTCCTCCGAACAGTTGACCGTCGAAGGGACGCGAGGAACGAGGGCCGAACAGCAGAGTCGGAACCCGCTCCCGTGGCCGAATCCGGATCTAATCCAGCAGTTCCAAGACGGGATGGCAATCGGCTACGCGCTCGACGAGAACGGTGAGCCACGGCCGGATCCCATTCGGATTCCGCCGGACCTGTTGCCGACGCATTACGGGCGGTTCGCGTCGACTGGTGGCGGGAAGTCGAAGGCCATCATCAACGACGCCCTCTCGCTCCGCGAGTCGACGGGTGGCCCCGTCGTCCTCGTCGACCCGAAGGGGGACGGAATGTGTGAGAACTACCTGCGCTGCCACTACGAACGGTTTGGTGGCCTCGACGACGTCTACCACTTCCGCGTCCCAGAGACCATCCCCGCGTTCTCGTTCTTCGACATCCGCCCCGCGCTCGAAGCAGGTCGCAACCGGGAGGACGCGATTCAGGACAAAGTCGACCACTTCCACGACATCCTTCGGATGATTATGGGTCGCGAGCAGTACGGCCAGGCGTTCGTCGCGAACGAGATTCTGAGCTACCTGATCAAGGCGCTGTTCGACGAGGAATACGGGAGCGATGTGTTCGGGCTGGACGACCTCTTCGCCGCCGCGCTCCGGATGCAGCGCGACCAGACGATTCCCCCGGTCTCGGCGGACAACCAGAACATCGAGGAATCACTGACGCGCCACTTCGCGAAGGACAACCACCAGTTCCAGGTGTCGATGGACGCCGTCGGGAACCGCCTCGACAAGCTCAAAGAGGACGCGCATCTTCGGCGGATCTTCAGCCACGTCCCCAAGCAGAATGACGCCGGCGAGTATGTCGACAACCGCTTCGACTTCCGCGAGTTCCTCGATGAAGACGCCACCATCATCTTCGACCTCGGCGACCTGCGGCCGGAGGCCCAACGAGCGATCACACTCCTACTGTTGAGCAACCTCTGGGACGCCGTGCAGGTGCGCCGGCGCGACGATCAGACCGACTATGAGAAGCTCACGAACCTCATCATCGAGGAGGCGGCGCCGGTCGCGTCGACGAAGCTCGTCTCCGAGCAACTACTGCCGCAGGGCCGATCGTTCGGGCTGAGTATGGGGCTCGTGATGCAGTTCCCTGAACAGGTGCGGAACCGGAACGAGCGGGCCTACGACGAGGTACTGAACAACATCAAGACGAAGCTCATCGGCAATATCTCGATCGAGCGCGACCTCGCGGAGTCCCTTGCCCACGAGGACCTCAGCCCGACCGAACTCCGCAACCGTATCAATACGCTCCCAAGTGGCGAGTGGATCGCACAGCTCCCCAGTCCGTCGTTCGGCGAGACTGGGCCGCCGCCGTTTTCGCTGAAGCCGCTCCCGATTGCGCCGGGCCATCCAGAAAGCGACCAGCCGCTCACAGAGTCCCAGGAAGACCATTTCGAGTCCGTGTCCCGGCCACGGATGGTCGAGCGAACACAGGCCCAGTACGGGCTGACAGAGCCGACTGAGTCGAACACTACTCCGGAGGAGACCGGCTGGGGGAGTTCGGGGGCCGAGACGACGGGCTCGGCTGCCGACGGCGATGCAGCGACCGACCCGACGCAATCCGCGTTCATCAGCGACTCGACGACCGAGGACGCGTCGACGTCGACCACCCAGGTCGAGACGGACAGCGACCCAGATGCAGACGAGTCAGGGATAAGCCCCCTGTTCGGGCAGGCCACCGAGACGGACAAGGAGTCAGCTGCTGACCAAGCAGCGGGGCCGGAGAACGGGGCAACACCCGTTCAGGAAAGTAGCGTGCCCGTCCCCGATGACGAACTCCAACAACGCGGGCTCAGCCGTGACGACGTCCGATTCCTGAATCGGGTCCTCGACGTGATGAACCGAGAGGACGACGAGTACACGCTACTGGACAGGATGAGCCAGCTTCAGGACGAATACGACGACCTCCATGTGGAGCGGCTCACGGAACAGGACCTCCTGGAAGCGGACTCCGCGGCGGGGCGCAAGTACTACACCGTCCTCCCAGACGGTCGAGACCTCCTCGGGAGAGAATTGAAGGCGGGGCCAGGAGCGGGCGATCTCGGCGAGAAAACGCCGCATAAGGTTGGCGTCCGGCTCCTCGAGCTGTGGCTCCAGCAGCGGGACGACGTCGGTCGCGTGGGGCCGTACTACGAAACCGAAGACGGCACGGTACTGGACGTGGCCGGCTTCGACGAGGACGGCGAGCTTGTCTGGGCCGGCGAAGCAGAGCTCGCGAGTAACAACCGGCACGCCCCGGTCGAGGATTACGACAAACTCAGCGCGGTGGACGCCGACGCAATCTGGGCCTTCAACAATCGCGAGACGGCGCTCGACGTCCTGGATAGCCTTGCCGACGCCGATCGGATCGGCGAGCGGGTCAGCGGGCGGGCGGCACGGTCGTTCGCGACCATCAGAGACGCTGTCGACGAGTTCGATGCTGCGGGCCTGACCACCGTTCGGGGCTTCAAAAATCTCGACCAAGAACTCAACCAATGA
- a CDS encoding DNA primase → MTWRQATREEIYAYYAEEFPRYLDDLPEFITANGPKQYAIAFRESHPVRKDEVPAKDFIRRDTWQTDPSGYRTTSEFNDFEDVVDFIRHPARNDPLGRSKFALADPEVLEQPDPRPDAVYYALDHWERPWVLLVDIDAKEIARDRADEMVSAAVDDQDDDALLDAAGILDAAPEGYPYDFEDVDRAIEYGFEVRDIFEDDFDAEETMVVYSGQGVHVYLLDTDPAHRYDEQSREVLNDLLLETYDIPIDPVVTADRRRVARLPYSLHADVCSIVQPIESPAFDVRSATPEVIDE, encoded by the coding sequence ATGACCTGGCGACAGGCGACCCGCGAGGAGATTTACGCCTACTACGCCGAGGAGTTCCCCCGCTATCTGGACGACCTGCCGGAATTCATCACGGCGAACGGTCCGAAACAGTACGCCATCGCCTTCCGAGAGTCCCACCCGGTTCGCAAAGACGAGGTACCGGCCAAGGACTTCATCCGGCGGGATACGTGGCAGACAGATCCGTCGGGGTACCGAACGACATCCGAGTTCAACGACTTCGAGGACGTCGTCGACTTCATTCGACACCCCGCTCGCAACGACCCGCTGGGGCGGAGCAAGTTCGCGCTTGCTGATCCGGAGGTGCTGGAACAACCGGACCCACGTCCCGACGCCGTCTACTACGCGCTGGATCACTGGGAACGACCCTGGGTCCTCCTCGTCGACATCGACGCGAAAGAGATCGCCCGAGACCGAGCGGACGAGATGGTGTCGGCGGCCGTCGATGATCAGGACGACGATGCGCTCCTCGACGCAGCGGGTATCCTCGACGCCGCTCCCGAGGGGTATCCGTACGACTTCGAAGACGTCGACCGCGCCATCGAGTACGGGTTCGAGGTGCGCGACATCTTCGAGGACGATTTCGACGCCGAGGAGACGATGGTCGTCTACAGCGGGCAGGGTGTCCACGTCTACCTGCTGGATACCGACCCGGCGCACCGATACGACGAGCAGAGTCGCGAAGTGTTGAACGACCTCCTCCTAGAGACGTACGACATCCCGATCGATCCCGTCGTGACGGCCGACCGCCGGCGTGTCGCTCGCCTGCCCTACTCGCTGCACGCCGACGTCTGTAGCATCGTTCAACCAATCGAGAGTCCGGCGTTCGACGTTCGGTCGGCGACACCCGAGGTGATCGACGAATGA
- a CDS encoding primase-associated protein: MSPSTPTDDEDMAYRVAALPLEYGETRINQLFTRGYNRYVVDGEDQPEDLVNDVERFGTAAFKEQVRVDAAEEPFVDEPGTLAVLATLSAICVKENPKFEHASPRNIQVLYDIRELYVNNLASLIRAHGDGSLQQDIADVLYSKEPGEDGPHPGRVCTGITEMPEFGEGLYLEIPMAAASRKCLVRAEGESSTGSDDGGEILTRVKDNNLYVPVGDFDSKYRDYAERAFKKLLRVQEDGLSDDQLSWLTTNESAITERIDRFLETGHHERIWRNWGRGERTIRVLRRALSDAPNDVAQKGEFHTAKELYRAVTAYDAEDDWESSVTDWISSPSSLAKTLADHESHSAVTIDRDGRVNTYRIGRAGTGAEQIEVREIEDLFELPCMVNMEERLHEKKPVRKDLYNFARMVMWLPHYQDSSLDEIVADLKDVFSRWPWYDEQETEYQVRYEFSNTIDGDTPLPMNCDNDDLQRYCIGQDQCPYSIWGSLPFPDEMYEQVEEESAGPTEQF; this comes from the coding sequence ATGAGTCCGAGTACCCCCACCGACGACGAGGACATGGCGTATCGGGTTGCGGCACTCCCGCTGGAGTACGGTGAGACCCGCATCAACCAGCTGTTTACGCGTGGCTACAACCGATACGTCGTCGACGGCGAGGACCAACCAGAGGACCTCGTGAACGACGTCGAGCGGTTCGGGACGGCGGCGTTCAAAGAGCAGGTCCGTGTCGACGCCGCCGAAGAGCCGTTCGTCGACGAACCGGGGACGCTCGCCGTGCTCGCGACGCTGAGTGCGATCTGTGTGAAAGAAAACCCGAAGTTCGAGCACGCGTCACCACGGAACATTCAGGTACTCTACGACATCCGAGAGCTGTACGTCAACAATCTCGCCTCCCTCATTCGGGCCCACGGCGATGGGTCGCTCCAACAGGACATCGCCGACGTGCTGTACAGCAAGGAGCCCGGTGAAGATGGCCCGCATCCGGGTCGGGTCTGTACGGGCATCACAGAGATGCCGGAGTTCGGGGAGGGCCTGTACCTCGAAATCCCGATGGCGGCGGCGTCACGCAAATGTCTCGTTCGAGCGGAGGGCGAGTCATCGACGGGGAGTGACGATGGCGGGGAGATACTGACGCGAGTGAAGGACAACAACCTGTACGTCCCGGTCGGTGATTTCGACAGCAAGTATCGGGACTACGCTGAGCGGGCATTCAAGAAGCTCCTGCGGGTGCAAGAAGACGGACTCTCCGACGACCAGCTATCGTGGCTGACCACGAACGAGTCGGCGATTACGGAGCGGATCGACCGCTTCCTCGAGACCGGCCATCACGAGCGAATCTGGCGGAACTGGGGCCGTGGAGAACGGACGATTCGCGTCCTCCGGCGGGCCCTGAGTGACGCGCCCAATGACGTGGCGCAAAAGGGTGAGTTCCACACGGCGAAAGAGCTCTATCGAGCGGTTACGGCGTACGATGCCGAGGATGACTGGGAATCCTCAGTAACAGACTGGATATCGAGTCCGAGCAGTCTCGCGAAGACGCTGGCCGACCACGAGTCCCACTCGGCCGTCACGATCGACCGCGACGGGCGCGTCAATACGTACCGAATCGGGCGAGCCGGAACCGGCGCCGAACAGATCGAAGTGCGAGAGATCGAGGACCTCTTCGAACTCCCCTGTATGGTGAATATGGAGGAGCGACTACACGAGAAGAAGCCCGTCCGGAAGGACCTCTATAACTTCGCGCGGATGGTGATGTGGCTGCCGCATTACCAAGACAGCAGCCTCGACGAGATCGTCGCGGACCTCAAGGACGTCTTCTCCCGGTGGCCGTGGTACGACGAGCAGGAGACCGAGTACCAGGTTCGTTACGAATTCTCGAACACGATCGACGGCGACACGCCGTTGCCGATGAACTGCGATAACGACGATCTACAGCGCTACTGTATCGGCCAGGACCAGTGTCCCTACTCGATCTGGGGCAGCCTCCCGTTCCCGGATGAGATGTACGAGCAGGTTGAGGAGGAGTCCGCCGGCCCCACTGAGCAATTCTGA
- a CDS encoding DUF7558 family protein, producing MQQTLVGCAFCDAPPGTETGEAHTWGQDERVTHPICVDCAIQTEPDPDERDHVACDGCGLVVDTLAALTRFRVELGHLEGPVQLCARCSPGGLATYWTRDLEEHLVATPPE from the coding sequence ATGCAGCAAACCCTCGTTGGCTGTGCGTTCTGCGACGCACCGCCTGGTACCGAGACTGGCGAGGCGCATACTTGGGGGCAGGACGAACGGGTCACCCACCCGATCTGCGTCGACTGCGCGATTCAGACGGAGCCGGATCCCGACGAGCGCGATCACGTCGCCTGTGACGGCTGTGGGCTGGTCGTCGACACGCTCGCAGCGCTCACGCGGTTCCGGGTCGAACTCGGGCATCTAGAAGGCCCGGTACAGCTGTGCGCCCGCTGTAGTCCGGGCGGGCTCGCGACGTACTGGACGCGCGACCTCGAGGAGCATCTCGTCGCAACGCCGCCGGAGTGA
- a CDS encoding DUF7437 domain-containing protein: MSRTSNCADGDIVQDFLSVADLLEEPQLAQLYAYLAREGEATVQDVMDDLELAQGTAYSYVNRLVDAGVVDVTDDEQPRRYAAREIDLTVTTAAGDREYTITPALIDAVGRRETDADIDTYIDRHGVAGLATALTYAVARERGEVTHRLMAEDLDISPLAAEMILQALRPVVHEHYDIEESGTGLDELDIDDGDGADDA, encoded by the coding sequence GTGTCACGCACCTCAAACTGCGCCGACGGCGACATCGTCCAGGACTTCCTCTCGGTCGCGGATCTCCTCGAAGAGCCACAGCTGGCTCAGCTGTACGCGTACCTCGCTCGGGAGGGCGAGGCGACCGTCCAAGACGTAATGGACGACCTCGAGCTCGCCCAGGGGACCGCCTACAGTTACGTCAACCGGCTCGTCGACGCCGGCGTCGTCGACGTCACCGACGACGAGCAGCCACGCCGGTACGCCGCCCGGGAGATCGACCTGACCGTGACGACGGCCGCCGGTGACCGCGAGTACACGATCACGCCGGCGCTCATCGACGCCGTCGGCCGCCGCGAGACGGACGCCGACATCGACACCTACATCGACCGCCACGGCGTCGCCGGCCTCGCGACCGCGCTCACCTACGCGGTCGCCCGCGAGCGCGGCGAGGTGACCCACCGGCTGATGGCGGAGGATCTGGACATCTCGCCGTTGGCTGCGGAGATGATCCTCCAGGCGCTCCGGCCCGTCGTCCACGAGCACTACGACATCGAGGAGTCAGGGACGGGACTCGACGAGTTGGACATCGACGACGGCGACGGCGCTGACGACGCGTGA